One stretch of Streptococcus australis DNA includes these proteins:
- a CDS encoding diacylglycerol kinase family protein, with the protein MDSQDNKRKWKNRDLISSLEFAITGILTAIKEERNMRKHAVTALVVILAGFVFQVSRIEWLFLLMSIFLVVAFEIINSAIENVVDLASHYHFSMLAKKAKDMAAGAVLVVSLFAAVTGALIFIPRIWDILF; encoded by the coding sequence ATGGACTCACAAGACAATAAACGAAAATGGAAAAATCGTGACCTGATATCCAGTTTAGAATTTGCCATCACAGGGATTTTGACTGCTATCAAGGAAGAACGCAATATGCGAAAACATGCAGTGACGGCTCTAGTAGTTATCCTTGCAGGTTTTGTTTTTCAGGTATCACGAATCGAATGGCTCTTTCTCCTAATGAGCATTTTCTTAGTAGTAGCCTTTGAAATTATTAATTCTGCTATCGAAAATGTGGTGGATCTAGCCAGTCACTATCACTTTTCTATGTTGGCAAAGAAAGCCAAGGACATGGCAGCAGGTGCCGTTCTAGTGGTCTCTCTTTTTGCTGCAGTGACAGGTGCACTTATCTTTATCCCGCGCATTTGGGATATACTATTTTAA
- the ybeY gene encoding rRNA maturation RNase YbeY produces the protein MYIEMVDETDQVSQEILQQTQEILEFAAQKIGKEDKEMAVTFVTNERSHELNLEYRDTDRPTDVISLEYKPELDISFDEEDLLENPELAEMMSEFDAYIGELFISIDKAHEQAKEYGHSFEREMGFLAVHGFLHINGYDHYTPEEEAEMFGLQEEILTAYGLTRQ, from the coding sequence ATGTATATTGAAATGGTAGATGAAACTGATCAAGTTTCACAAGAAATCTTGCAACAAACCCAAGAGATTTTGGAATTTGCTGCCCAAAAAATAGGAAAAGAAGACAAGGAGATGGCAGTTACTTTTGTGACCAACGAGCGTAGCCACGAACTCAACCTCGAGTACCGTGATACAGATCGTCCGACAGATGTCATTAGCCTTGAATATAAGCCAGAATTGGACATTTCCTTTGATGAGGAAGATTTGCTTGAAAATCCTGAATTAGCAGAGATGATGTCTGAGTTTGATGCCTATATTGGGGAGCTTTTCATCTCTATCGATAAAGCGCATGAGCAGGCTAAGGAATACGGTCACAGCTTTGAGCGTGAGATGGGCTTCTTGGCAGTACACGGCTTTTTACATATCAACGGCTACGATCACTACACTCCGGAAGAAGAAGCGGAGATGTTCGGTTTACAAGAAGAAATTTTGACAGCCTATGGACTCACAAGACAATAA